A stretch of Acidovorax sp. RAC01 DNA encodes these proteins:
- a CDS encoding CmpA/NrtA family ABC transporter substrate-binding protein yields MTDLLKTSLNRRTVLQAASVGAVGVTPALRALVHAQGSDAPEKKEVKIGFIPLTDCASVVMASVLGFDKKYGVTIIPNKEASWAGVRDKMVNGELDFAHVLYGLVYGVHMGTAGPKKDMAVLMNLNHNGQAITLSKALADKGAVDGPSLAKLMAKEKREYTFAGTFPTGTHAMWIHYWLAAAGINPLSGAKLITVPPPQMVANMRVGNMDGFCVGEPWNHRAIMDGIGITANTTQDIWKDHPEKVLGTTAEFVKKYPNTTRAVMMAILEASQWIDASLSNKMKMAETVAGKAYVNTGVDAINQRILGRYQNGMGKTWDDPNHMKFFNDGAVNFPYLSDGMWFLTQHKRWGLLKSHPDYLAVAKEVNQVELYKSVASAMKINVPKDVMRTSKFIDGVVWDGKDPAKYADGFKIKA; encoded by the coding sequence ATGACCGATCTGTTGAAAACCAGCCTCAACCGCCGCACCGTGCTGCAGGCCGCCAGCGTGGGCGCCGTGGGGGTGACCCCCGCCCTGCGCGCACTGGTGCACGCACAGGGGTCTGACGCGCCCGAAAAGAAGGAAGTCAAGATCGGCTTCATCCCGCTGACGGACTGCGCGAGCGTGGTGATGGCCTCGGTGCTGGGCTTTGACAAGAAGTACGGCGTGACCATCATCCCCAACAAGGAAGCCAGCTGGGCCGGCGTGCGCGACAAGATGGTCAACGGGGAGCTGGACTTTGCCCACGTGCTGTACGGCCTGGTCTACGGCGTGCACATGGGCACGGCCGGCCCCAAGAAGGACATGGCCGTGCTGATGAATCTGAACCACAACGGCCAGGCGATCACGCTCTCGAAAGCGCTGGCCGACAAGGGTGCGGTGGACGGCCCTTCGCTGGCCAAGTTGATGGCGAAAGAAAAGCGCGAATACACCTTCGCCGGCACCTTCCCCACCGGCACCCACGCGATGTGGATCCACTACTGGCTGGCCGCTGCGGGCATCAACCCGCTGTCGGGCGCCAAGCTGATCACCGTGCCGCCGCCGCAGATGGTGGCCAACATGCGGGTGGGCAACATGGACGGCTTTTGCGTGGGCGAGCCCTGGAACCACCGCGCCATCATGGATGGCATCGGTATCACGGCCAACACCACGCAGGACATCTGGAAGGACCACCCCGAGAAGGTACTGGGCACCACGGCCGAGTTCGTCAAGAAGTACCCCAACACCACGCGCGCCGTGATGATGGCCATCCTGGAAGCCAGCCAGTGGATTGACGCCAGCCTGTCCAACAAGATGAAGATGGCCGAGACCGTGGCCGGCAAGGCCTACGTGAACACCGGCGTGGACGCGATCAACCAGCGCATCCTGGGCCGCTACCAGAACGGCATGGGTAAGACCTGGGACGACCCCAACCACATGAAGTTCTTCAACGACGGCGCGGTGAACTTCCCGTACCTGTCCGACGGCATGTGGTTCCTCACCCAGCACAAGCGCTGGGGCCTGCTCAAGAGCCACCCCGACTACCTGGCCGTCGCGAAGGAAGTCAACCAGGTGGAGCTGTACAAGTCGGTGGCCAGCGCGATGAAGATCAACGTGCCCAAGGACGTCATGCGCACCAGCAAGTTCATCGACGGCGTGGTGTGGGACGGCAAGGACCCCGCCAAGTACGCCGACGGTTTCAAGATCAAGGCCTGA
- the ntrB gene encoding nitrate ABC transporter permease, whose translation MVSAVFHTPLEPTPGLTTGPTPTAMKNVATSPINESARGQNVSKTAAGAPVQASQPAGRDWAALSRSFWMAVLPPVCGLGLLVALWAVVSTTTGGNIPSPKATWLQALEVFSNPFYRNGPNDQGVGWNVLMSLQRVAIGFGMAALVGIPAGFIIGRFKFLSRMFNPLISLLRPVSPLAWLPIGLLVFKGANPAAIWTIFICSIWPMIINTAVGVQRVPQDYMNVARVLNLSEWKIATKILFPAVLPYMLTGVRLAVGTAWLVIVAAEMLTGGVGIGFWVWDEWNNLNVKNIIVAIFVIGIVGLVLEFALIKLATAFTFEEVKA comes from the coding sequence ATGGTCAGCGCCGTCTTCCACACCCCCCTGGAGCCCACTCCGGGGCTCACCACCGGCCCCACGCCAACAGCTATGAAAAATGTAGCAACCAGCCCAATCAATGAAAGCGCCAGGGGCCAAAATGTCTCCAAAACGGCCGCTGGAGCCCCTGTGCAGGCCAGCCAGCCCGCCGGGCGCGACTGGGCGGCCCTGTCGCGCAGCTTCTGGATGGCGGTGCTGCCACCGGTGTGCGGCCTGGGTTTGCTGGTCGCCCTGTGGGCCGTGGTCTCCACCACCACGGGCGGCAACATCCCCAGCCCCAAGGCGACCTGGCTGCAGGCGCTGGAGGTGTTCAGCAACCCGTTCTACCGCAACGGTCCCAACGACCAGGGCGTGGGCTGGAACGTGCTGATGAGCCTGCAGCGCGTGGCCATCGGCTTTGGCATGGCGGCGCTGGTGGGCATACCGGCAGGCTTCATCATCGGGCGGTTCAAGTTCCTCTCGCGCATGTTCAACCCGCTGATCAGCCTGCTGCGGCCCGTGTCACCGCTGGCCTGGCTGCCCATTGGCCTCTTGGTGTTCAAGGGCGCCAACCCGGCCGCCATCTGGACCATCTTCATCTGCTCCATCTGGCCCATGATCATCAACACCGCCGTGGGCGTGCAGCGCGTGCCGCAGGACTACATGAACGTGGCCCGCGTGCTGAACCTCTCGGAGTGGAAGATCGCCACCAAGATCCTGTTCCCCGCCGTGTTGCCCTACATGCTGACCGGCGTGCGCCTGGCCGTGGGCACCGCGTGGCTGGTGATCGTGGCGGCCGAGATGCTGACCGGCGGCGTGGGCATCGGCTTTTGGGTGTGGGACGAGTGGAACAACCTCAACGTCAAGAACATCATCGTCGCGATCTTCGTGATCGGCATCGTCGGGCTGGTGCTGGAGTTCGCGCTCATCAAGCTGGCCACCGCATTTACGTTTGAAGAGGTGAAGGCATGA
- a CDS encoding ABC transporter ATP-binding protein — MTTTSTHASHTTKFIEVQGVEQTFKTAKGLFPALKDINLTIAKGEFVALIGHSGCGKSTLLNLIAGLTTPTNGALLCANKEIKGPGPERAVVFQNHSLLPWLTCFDNIYLAVERVFGAKETKAQLRARTDAALALVGLTPAAQKRPGEISGGMKQRVGIARALSMEPQVLLMDEPFGALDALTRAKLQDELLEIVARTQSTVVMVTHDVDEAVLLSDKIVMMTNGPAATIGEVLSVDLPRPRKRVELAEDPQYVHYRKAVIDFLYTRQGHVEKAA; from the coding sequence ATGACCACCACATCGACCCACGCATCGCACACCACCAAGTTCATCGAGGTCCAGGGTGTGGAGCAGACCTTCAAGACGGCCAAGGGCCTGTTCCCCGCGCTGAAAGACATCAATCTGACCATTGCCAAGGGCGAGTTCGTAGCGCTGATCGGGCACTCGGGCTGCGGCAAGTCCACCCTGCTGAACCTGATTGCCGGGCTGACCACCCCCACCAATGGCGCGCTGCTGTGCGCCAACAAGGAAATCAAGGGCCCGGGCCCCGAGCGCGCGGTGGTGTTCCAGAATCATTCCCTGCTGCCCTGGCTCACCTGCTTTGACAACATCTATCTGGCAGTAGAGCGTGTGTTTGGAGCCAAGGAAACCAAGGCGCAGCTGCGGGCCCGCACCGATGCAGCCCTGGCCCTCGTCGGCCTCACACCCGCGGCGCAAAAGCGCCCCGGTGAAATCTCGGGCGGCATGAAGCAGCGCGTGGGCATTGCACGGGCGCTGTCGATGGAGCCGCAGGTGCTGCTGATGGACGAACCCTTCGGCGCGCTGGATGCGCTGACCCGCGCCAAGCTGCAGGACGAGCTGCTGGAGATCGTGGCGCGCACGCAAAGCACGGTGGTGATGGTGACGCACGACGTGGACGAGGCAGTGCTGCTGTCCGACAAGATCGTGATGATGACCAACGGCCCGGCCGCCACCATTGGTGAGGTGTTGTCCGTCGACTTGCCCCGCCCGCGCAAGCGCGTGGAGCTGGCCGAAGACCCGCAGTACGTGCACTACCGCAAGGCGGTCATCGACTTTTTGTACACCCGCCAGGGCCACGTGGAAAAGGCTGCCTGA
- a CDS encoding CBS domain-containing protein — MTVVAKILQSKPEAAVYSIGPSDSVFDALRLMADKGIGALLVMDGEAIAGIFTERDYARKIALMGRTSTVTQVKDVMTSAVLFVRPDQTSEDCMQIMSSHRLRHLPVVDNGKAIGMISIGDLVKDIISEQKYIIEQLEQYIVGAR; from the coding sequence ATGACCGTTGTCGCAAAGATTCTTCAGTCCAAACCCGAGGCCGCCGTGTATTCGATCGGGCCTTCGGATTCGGTGTTCGACGCCCTCAGGCTCATGGCCGACAAGGGCATTGGTGCCCTGCTGGTGATGGACGGCGAGGCCATTGCCGGCATCTTCACCGAGCGTGACTACGCCCGCAAGATCGCCCTCATGGGGCGCACTTCCACGGTCACCCAGGTCAAGGACGTGATGACATCGGCGGTGCTTTTCGTGCGGCCCGACCAGACCAGCGAAGACTGCATGCAGATCATGAGCAGCCACCGGTTGCGCCACCTGCCCGTGGTCGATAACGGCAAGGCCATCGGGATGATTTCCATCGGCGACCTGGTCAAGGACATCATTTCGGAGCAGAAGTACATCATCGAGCAGCTCGAGCAGTACATCGTTGGCGCACGCTGA
- a CDS encoding DUF4148 domain-containing protein, with protein sequence MNKSARFLSIAAVAAFASFGAMADEADASQFATKFDTNRTRAEVAAEAATVAKTRSIEPAGSRVTTYQSSADRSAVRAQAADAVRTGQIPSGERG encoded by the coding sequence ATGAACAAGTCTGCTCGTTTCCTGTCCATCGCCGCTGTCGCTGCCTTCGCTTCGTTTGGCGCCATGGCCGATGAGGCCGATGCCTCGCAGTTCGCCACGAAGTTTGATACCAACCGCACCCGCGCCGAAGTCGCTGCCGAGGCTGCCACCGTGGCCAAGACCCGCAGCATTGAGCCAGCAGGTTCGCGTGTGACGACCTACCAGAGCTCGGCCGACCGCAGTGCCGTGCGTGCCCAGGCTGCTGACGCGGTTCGCACCGGCCAGATCCCCTCGGGCGAGCGCGGCTGA
- a CDS encoding DUF4148 domain-containing protein — protein MNKSARFLSIAAVAAFASFGAMADEADASQFATQFDTSRTRAEVVAEAATVSQTSGAIPVGSRALVYTSTADRSAVNAQAADAMRTGKISAGEIGSL, from the coding sequence ATGAACAAGTCCGCACGTTTCCTGTCCATCGCCGCTGTGGCTGCTTTCGCTTCGTTTGGCGCGATGGCTGATGAGGCCGATGCCTCGCAGTTCGCCACCCAGTTCGATACCAGCCGTACCCGCGCTGAGGTGGTGGCCGAAGCCGCCACCGTGTCGCAAACCAGCGGCGCCATCCCTGTCGGCTCGCGCGCCCTGGTGTACACGTCCACCGCTGACCGCAGCGCAGTGAATGCCCAGGCAGCGGACGCCATGCGCACCGGCAAGATCTCCGCTGGCGAAATCGGCTCCCTGTAA
- a CDS encoding TRAP transporter substrate-binding protein codes for MKTFRRTLLAALSVAAITCSFQVAAQDIKPRIIRFGYGLNEVSNQGRATKLFAEEVEKASGGKMKVRAIGAAALGSDVQMQQALIGGAQEMMVGSTATLVGITKEMAIWDTPFLFNNAKEADVVLDGPVGQKVMDKLQEKGLVGLVYWENGFRNLTNSKRPVNKLEDMDGIKLRVMQNNVFLDSFKTLGANAVPLPFSELFTALETKTVDGQENPYNTILSSKFYEVQKYLTVTNHVYSPWIVLVSKKYWDGLSKAEQKVLLDAAKKSRDFERQDTRAEADKALADLKAKGMQVNELPAAEANRMREKLSAVNASIAANVGESLWKEVQAAVAQARAGK; via the coding sequence ATGAAAACTTTCCGTCGTACCCTGCTCGCCGCCCTGTCGGTGGCCGCCATCACCTGCTCGTTCCAGGTGGCTGCGCAAGACATCAAGCCGCGCATCATCCGTTTTGGCTACGGCCTCAATGAAGTGTCCAACCAGGGCCGTGCCACCAAGCTCTTTGCCGAAGAGGTCGAAAAAGCCTCGGGCGGCAAGATGAAGGTGCGCGCCATCGGCGCCGCCGCGCTGGGTTCGGACGTGCAGATGCAGCAGGCGCTGATCGGTGGCGCGCAGGAGATGATGGTGGGCTCCACCGCCACGCTGGTCGGCATCACCAAGGAAATGGCCATCTGGGACACGCCGTTCCTGTTCAACAACGCCAAGGAAGCAGACGTGGTGCTGGACGGCCCCGTGGGCCAGAAGGTGATGGACAAGCTGCAGGAAAAAGGTCTGGTGGGCCTGGTCTACTGGGAGAACGGTTTTCGCAACCTCACCAACAGCAAGCGCCCGGTGAACAAGCTGGAAGACATGGACGGCATCAAGCTGCGCGTGATGCAGAACAACGTGTTCCTCGACAGCTTCAAGACCCTGGGCGCCAACGCGGTGCCGCTGCCGTTCTCCGAACTCTTCACGGCGCTCGAAACCAAGACGGTGGACGGCCAGGAGAACCCCTACAACACCATCCTGTCGAGCAAGTTCTATGAGGTGCAGAAGTACCTCACTGTGACGAACCACGTGTACAGCCCCTGGATCGTGCTGGTGAGCAAGAAGTACTGGGATGGCCTCTCGAAAGCCGAGCAGAAGGTGCTGCTGGACGCTGCGAAAAAGAGCCGTGACTTCGAGCGCCAGGACACGCGTGCCGAGGCCGACAAGGCGCTGGCCGACCTGAAGGCCAAGGGCATGCAGGTCAACGAGCTGCCCGCCGCCGAAGCCAACCGCATGCGCGAAAAGCTCAGCGCCGTGAACGCCAGCATTGCCGCCAACGTGGGCGAAAGCCTCTGGAAGGAAGTGCAAGCCGCCGTGGCGCAGGCCCGCGCCGGCAAGTAG
- a CDS encoding TRAP transporter large permease: MTMMLAIGPEAQAFIVFSLGMLVLMATGMNMGLALVLTGAGMAWVLDFWDTQLLAQNLVAGVDSFPLLAVPFFILAGELMNSGGISRRIIDMAQAWVGHIRGGLGYVAIGAAVLMASMSGSALADTAALATILLPMMRQQGYPMNTSAGLIASGGIIAPIIPPSMPFVIYGVTTNTSISALFVSGIVPGLMMGAGLIFAWRWVLRGMDLPQGEPLPMKARLRATARAFWALLMPLIIIGGMKSGVFTPTEAAVVAAFYALAVALFIHREMKFADVYGVLVRAAKTTSVVMFLCAGAQVASYMITLADLPNVLTSWLGPLVENPRLLMAVMMIVLVLIGTALDLTPTILIFAPVMLPIAVKAGIDPVYFGLMFVLNGAIGLITPPVGTVLNVVAGVGRISMHSVIKGVNPFLFTYVLILALLVVFPQIVTAPVVWMR; the protein is encoded by the coding sequence ATGACCATGATGCTCGCCATCGGACCTGAAGCGCAGGCATTCATCGTTTTCTCGCTGGGCATGCTGGTGCTCATGGCAACCGGCATGAACATGGGCCTGGCCCTGGTGCTCACGGGCGCTGGCATGGCCTGGGTGCTCGACTTCTGGGACACCCAGCTGCTCGCCCAGAACCTCGTGGCAGGGGTGGACAGCTTTCCCCTGCTGGCCGTGCCGTTCTTCATCCTTGCGGGGGAGTTGATGAACTCCGGTGGCATCAGCCGCCGCATCATCGACATGGCCCAGGCCTGGGTGGGGCACATCCGTGGCGGGCTGGGCTATGTGGCCATTGGCGCTGCGGTGCTCATGGCGAGCATGAGTGGCTCGGCCCTGGCCGACACCGCCGCGCTGGCCACGATCCTTTTGCCGATGATGCGCCAGCAGGGCTACCCCATGAACACCTCCGCCGGGCTGATTGCCTCGGGTGGCATCATCGCGCCCATCATCCCGCCATCGATGCCGTTCGTGATCTACGGCGTGACAACCAACACCTCGATTTCGGCGCTGTTTGTGTCCGGTATCGTGCCGGGGCTGATGATGGGCGCGGGCCTGATCTTTGCCTGGCGCTGGGTGCTGCGCGGCATGGACCTGCCCCAGGGCGAGCCGCTGCCCATGAAGGCACGGCTGCGTGCCACGGCACGCGCCTTCTGGGCGCTGCTGATGCCGCTCATCATCATTGGCGGCATGAAGTCGGGCGTGTTCACGCCGACCGAAGCCGCCGTGGTGGCCGCGTTCTACGCGCTGGCCGTGGCCCTGTTCATCCACCGTGAGATGAAGTTCGCCGACGTGTATGGCGTGCTGGTGCGCGCCGCCAAGACCACGTCCGTCGTCATGTTCCTGTGCGCCGGGGCGCAGGTGGCCAGCTACATGATCACGCTGGCCGACCTGCCCAACGTGCTCACCAGCTGGCTAGGCCCGCTGGTGGAGAACCCGCGCCTCTTGATGGCCGTGATGATGATCGTGCTGGTGCTCATCGGTACGGCGCTCGACCTCACGCCCACCATCCTGATCTTTGCGCCGGTGATGCTGCCCATCGCGGTCAAGGCTGGCATCGACCCCGTGTATTTCGGCCTGATGTTCGTGCTCAACGGCGCCATCGGCCTTATCACCCCGCCCGTGGGCACCGTACTCAACGTGGTGGCCGGCGTGGGGCGCATCTCAATGCACAGCGTCATCAAGGGCGTCAATCCGTTCCTGTTCACCTACGTGCTGATTCTTGCCTTGCTGGTCGTTTTTCCGCAGATCGTGACCGCGCCCGTGGTCTGGATGCGGTAG
- a CDS encoding TRAP transporter small permease → MSDSTRLADPHAPRTVGRFEKTSQVLMATCLAVMALAVFVNVVLRYGFGSGIAASEELSRLLFVWMVFIGAAAAYPAGEHMAFTSLAGLLAKRRTAFALLTALVRVLVLTACAMLGWGAWQQVVVGLGSHSVVLGYSAALLPLPALLCALAIGAMALLELLQRKPLDLGHGAEVE, encoded by the coding sequence ATGAGCGATTCCACCCGGCTTGCCGACCCCCACGCACCGCGAACCGTGGGGCGCTTCGAGAAAACCTCCCAGGTGCTGATGGCCACCTGCCTGGCCGTGATGGCGCTGGCGGTGTTCGTCAACGTGGTGCTGCGCTACGGATTTGGCAGCGGTATTGCCGCCAGCGAAGAGCTTTCGCGCCTTTTGTTCGTGTGGATGGTTTTCATCGGTGCGGCGGCTGCTTACCCGGCCGGTGAACACATGGCATTCACCAGCCTTGCGGGTCTGCTGGCTAAACGCCGTACGGCCTTTGCCCTGCTGACGGCTCTGGTGCGTGTGCTGGTGCTGACGGCCTGCGCCATGCTGGGCTGGGGCGCCTGGCAGCAGGTGGTGGTGGGCCTGGGCAGCCATTCGGTGGTGCTGGGCTATTCGGCCGCGCTGCTGCCGTTGCCCGCGCTGCTGTGCGCCCTGGCCATCGGCGCCATGGCGCTGCTTGAACTTCTTCAACGCAAGCCGCTGGACCTGGGTCACGGCGCCGAGGTGGAATGA
- a CDS encoding gluconokinase produces MDVAPFPLFLVVMGVAGCGKSSLGAALAAAERLPLIEGDDHHSPANREKMRQGIALTDADRDGWLHTLGLLLQAHPAGAVLTCSALKKSYRDRLRAACPALRFVYLDIDRATAGQRVAARAGVHFFSAALVDSQFATLEPPQGEPGVLRVDALAPLTTLQQQVSAWIIPAEAA; encoded by the coding sequence ATGGATGTTGCCCCTTTTCCGTTGTTTCTGGTCGTGATGGGCGTCGCGGGGTGCGGCAAGTCCAGCCTCGGCGCGGCGCTGGCCGCTGCCGAGCGCCTGCCGCTGATCGAAGGCGATGACCACCACAGCCCGGCCAACCGGGAAAAGATGCGACAGGGCATTGCCCTGACCGACGCCGACCGCGATGGCTGGCTGCATACGCTGGGGCTGCTGCTGCAGGCCCACCCGGCCGGCGCGGTGCTGACGTGTTCCGCGCTCAAGAAGAGTTACCGCGACCGACTTCGTGCAGCATGCCCCGCGCTGCGCTTTGTGTACCTGGACATCGACCGCGCCACCGCTGGCCAGCGTGTGGCCGCTCGTGCAGGCGTCCACTTCTTCTCGGCGGCGCTGGTGGACAGCCAGTTTGCAACGTTGGAGCCGCCGCAGGGCGAACCCGGCGTGCTGCGCGTGGATGCGCTCGCGCCTTTGACCACCCTCCAGCAGCAGGTCTCTGCCTGGATCATCCCTGCGGAGGCCGCATGA
- a CDS encoding LacI family DNA-binding transcriptional regulator, with product MDSAILTRSSPSTITGLPLNKPDARRRSSGRTTLSDVARLASVSPITASRALRGERGVAQELVQRVKDAAQQLGYVPDPAARALASQRSVQVPVLVPLLSNTLFVDVLDAVHRTLFPNGYQALIGVTHYDPGEEEQLLRTYLAHRPAGLLVTGFDRTEASRQLIAASGVPCVHLMEMTTASGVYCVGFSQQDAGHAMTAHLLQRGYRRVAFVAAQLDPRTMQRAEGYRRCLREAGLYEPRLELLSPQPSSMRLGGELLEELLRTRPGVDAVFFCNDDLAQGGLLAAQRLGIAVPDSVAIAGFNDLAGSDQMLPPLTTVRTPRSAVGEASATMLLALMRGETPAQNSADLGFELMVRAST from the coding sequence ATGGACAGCGCTATCCTAACCAGATCATCCCCCTCCACAATTACGGGTTTACCCTTGAACAAACCGGACGCCAGACGCCGCTCCAGCGGGCGCACCACCCTGAGCGATGTCGCCAGGCTTGCCAGCGTGAGCCCCATCACCGCATCGCGCGCCCTCCGGGGGGAACGCGGCGTGGCGCAGGAATTGGTGCAGCGCGTGAAGGATGCCGCCCAGCAACTCGGGTACGTGCCCGACCCTGCCGCGCGGGCACTGGCATCGCAGCGCAGCGTGCAGGTGCCCGTGCTGGTGCCGCTGCTCTCCAACACGCTGTTTGTGGACGTGCTGGACGCCGTGCACCGCACGCTGTTTCCGAACGGGTACCAGGCCTTGATCGGCGTGACGCACTACGACCCCGGCGAAGAAGAACAGCTGCTGCGCACCTACCTGGCGCACCGGCCGGCCGGGCTGCTCGTCACCGGGTTTGACCGCACCGAAGCCTCGCGCCAGCTCATTGCCGCCAGCGGCGTGCCCTGCGTGCACCTGATGGAGATGACCACCGCCAGCGGGGTGTACTGCGTGGGCTTTTCGCAGCAAGACGCCGGACACGCCATGACAGCCCATCTGCTGCAGCGCGGCTACCGCCGCGTGGCCTTTGTCGCGGCGCAACTGGACCCGCGCACCATGCAGCGGGCCGAGGGCTACCGCCGCTGCCTGCGCGAGGCCGGGCTGTACGAGCCGCGGCTGGAACTGCTCAGCCCGCAGCCGTCTTCGATGCGCCTGGGCGGCGAGCTGCTGGAAGAATTGCTGCGCACGCGCCCGGGTGTGGATGCCGTCTTCTTTTGCAACGACGACCTTGCACAAGGCGGCTTGCTGGCGGCGCAGCGCCTGGGCATTGCGGTACCGGACAGCGTGGCCATCGCCGGGTTCAACGACCTGGCCGGCAGCGACCAGATGCTGCCACCCCTGACCACCGTACGCACGCCCCGCTCTGCCGTGGGCGAAGCCAGCGCAACAATGCTGCTGGCGCTCATGCGCGGAGAAACGCCGGCGCAAAACTCGGCCGATCTGGGCTTTGAACTGATGGTGCGGGCCAGCACCTGA
- the badH gene encoding 2-hydroxycyclohexanecarboxyl-CoA dehydrogenase, with protein sequence MRNLSGKTVIVTGGGGGIGGATCRRFAEEGAKVAVFDMNLAAAEKVAADIRAAGGEASAFQCDITQRSQVDAAVQAAEATLGPIAVLVNNAGWDVFKPFTKTVPAEWDKLIAINLTGALHMLHAVLPGMAERKAGRIVNIASDAARGGSSGEAVYSACKGGLVALSKTLAREHARQNITVNVVCPGPTDTALLAGVAEGARDPAKLLEAFRSAIPLGRLGQPDDLASAIAFFGSDDAGFITGQVISVSGGLTMHG encoded by the coding sequence ATGCGCAATCTCAGCGGAAAAACAGTGATCGTCACCGGCGGCGGTGGCGGCATTGGTGGAGCCACCTGCCGCCGTTTTGCCGAAGAAGGCGCGAAAGTGGCGGTGTTCGACATGAACCTGGCGGCCGCCGAAAAGGTGGCCGCAGACATTCGTGCTGCCGGTGGCGAGGCCAGCGCATTCCAGTGCGACATCACCCAGCGCAGTCAGGTCGATGCGGCAGTGCAGGCAGCCGAGGCCACGCTGGGCCCGATCGCGGTGCTGGTCAACAACGCCGGCTGGGATGTGTTCAAGCCCTTCACCAAGACCGTGCCCGCCGAGTGGGACAAGCTGATCGCCATCAACCTCACCGGCGCGTTGCACATGCTGCACGCCGTGCTGCCCGGCATGGCCGAACGCAAGGCGGGCCGCATCGTCAACATTGCGTCCGACGCTGCCCGCGGCGGCTCGTCGGGTGAAGCGGTGTACTCGGCCTGCAAGGGCGGTCTGGTGGCCCTGTCCAAGACGCTGGCCCGCGAACACGCCCGCCAGAACATCACCGTCAACGTGGTCTGCCCCGGCCCCACCGACACCGCCCTGCTGGCCGGTGTGGCCGAAGGTGCGCGCGACCCGGCCAAGCTGCTCGAAGCCTTCCGCAGTGCCATCCCGCTGGGCCGCCTGGGCCAGCCCGACGACCTGGCCAGCGCCATCGCCTTCTTTGGCAGCGACGACGCCGGATTCATCACCGGGCAGGTCATCTCCGTCTCTGGCGGCTTGACCATGCACGGCTGA
- the badI gene encoding 2-ketocyclohexanecarboxyl-CoA hydrolase — protein MNFEDILYEVRNGVAWITINRPDKMNAFRGTTCDEIIKALNKAGYDRQVGCIVLAGAGEKAFCTGGDQSAHDGNYDGRGTIGLPMEELHTAIRDVPKPVIARVQGFAIGGGNVLCTICDLTICSDKAIFGQVGPKMGSVDPGYGTAFLARVVGEKKAREIWYLNKRYSGQEAVDMGLANICVPHEKLDETVQEWAETICERSPTAIAIAKRSFNCDTAHQSGIAGMGMYALKLYYDTEESREGVNALKEKRKPDFRKYAK, from the coding sequence ATGAATTTCGAAGACATCCTGTACGAAGTCCGCAACGGCGTGGCCTGGATCACCATCAACCGCCCCGACAAGATGAATGCCTTTCGCGGCACCACCTGCGACGAGATCATCAAGGCCCTGAACAAGGCGGGCTACGACCGCCAGGTGGGCTGTATCGTGCTGGCCGGCGCCGGCGAGAAGGCCTTCTGCACGGGCGGCGACCAGTCGGCCCACGACGGCAACTACGACGGCCGCGGCACCATCGGCCTGCCGATGGAAGAGCTGCACACCGCCATCCGCGACGTGCCTAAGCCAGTGATCGCCCGCGTGCAAGGTTTCGCCATCGGCGGCGGCAACGTGCTGTGCACCATCTGCGACCTGACCATCTGCTCAGACAAGGCCATCTTTGGCCAGGTCGGCCCCAAGATGGGCTCGGTGGACCCCGGCTACGGCACGGCCTTCCTGGCCCGCGTGGTGGGCGAGAAGAAGGCGCGCGAGATCTGGTACCTGAACAAGCGCTACTCCGGTCAGGAAGCGGTGGACATGGGCCTGGCCAACATCTGCGTGCCGCACGAGAAGCTGGACGAGACGGTGCAGGAATGGGCCGAGACGATCTGCGAACGCAGCCCCACCGCCATTGCCATTGCCAAGCGCAGCTTCAACTGCGACACCGCGCACCAGAGCGGCATCGCCGGCATGGGCATGTACGCGCTCAAGCTGTACTACGACACGGAAGAGTCGCGCGAGGGCGTGAACGCGCTCAAGGAAAAGCGCAAGCCCGACTTCCGCAAGTACGCCAAATAA